One part of the Methylobacterium mesophilicum SR1.6/6 genome encodes these proteins:
- a CDS encoding formate dehydrogenase subunit delta — MSAVTQADKLVRMANQIATFFRSYPEEEAVAGIQKHIKAFWTPKMIAHLEAALPEQGDRVDDLVRRALHGAEPAADSPVRPATRDPQLAGAGASDAG, encoded by the coding sequence ATGAGCGCGGTGACGCAGGCGGACAAGCTCGTCCGCATGGCCAACCAGATCGCCACCTTCTTCCGGTCCTACCCGGAGGAGGAGGCGGTCGCGGGAATCCAGAAGCACATCAAGGCGTTCTGGACGCCCAAGATGATCGCGCATCTCGAGGCCGCCCTGCCGGAGCAGGGCGACCGGGTCGACGATCTGGTGCGGCGGGCGCTGCACGGCGCCGAGCCGGCCGCCGACAGCCCGGTGCGTCCCGCGACCCGGGACCCGCAACTCGCCGGGGCCGGGGCCAGCGACGCGGGCTGA
- a CDS encoding OFA family MFS transporter, with protein sequence MSLGVAGAVAPDVAPGLLSRERIVARPGFNRWLVPPAALAIHLCIGMAYGLSVFWLPLTRALSVGKPAPAACPDMGVMTALFTTTCDWRVSDLVTVFSIGIVVLGLSAALFGGWLERAGPRKAGIVAALCWGGGFLIGALGVYVHQLWLVWLGMGLIGGVGLGLGYISPVSTLIKWFPDRRGMATGMAIMGFGGGAMIGSPLADTLIKGFRTADSAGVWQTLAVMGVGYILFMLGGAFGYRVPPAGWRPDGWTAPTAKNAMIASGHVHLRDAHKTFQFWMIWLVLFLNVSAGIGVLALASPMLQEIFGGELIGLPGTGFAALDGGQKAQVAAIAAGFVGLLSLFNILGRFFWASMSDRIGRKGTYAIFFALGGLLYAAAPWAAGIGSQALFVAIFCVILSMYGGGFATVPAYLADVFGTQFVGAIHGRLLTAWSMAGIVGPFVITKIREAQVAAGVQGADLYGRTMYVLASFLAVGFLCNLLVRPLAQRWFMSDSERASLDVRTGATADGPSGSFGIGRGGFSLGAALAWAVVGIPIVWGIGITLSKAFILFR encoded by the coding sequence ATGAGTCTTGGGGTTGCGGGTGCGGTCGCGCCCGATGTCGCGCCGGGTCTGCTCTCGCGCGAGCGCATCGTCGCCCGGCCGGGCTTCAACCGGTGGCTGGTTCCGCCGGCGGCGCTCGCGATCCATCTCTGCATCGGGATGGCCTACGGCCTCTCGGTCTTCTGGCTTCCGCTGACGCGGGCGCTCTCCGTCGGCAAGCCCGCGCCGGCCGCCTGCCCCGACATGGGCGTGATGACTGCCCTGTTCACCACCACCTGTGACTGGCGCGTCAGCGACCTCGTTACGGTCTTCTCCATCGGCATCGTCGTGCTCGGCCTGTCGGCCGCCCTGTTCGGCGGATGGCTGGAGCGCGCGGGCCCGCGCAAGGCCGGCATCGTGGCCGCGTTGTGCTGGGGCGGCGGCTTCCTGATCGGCGCGCTCGGCGTCTATGTCCACCAGCTCTGGCTGGTCTGGCTCGGCATGGGCCTGATCGGCGGCGTCGGGCTCGGCCTCGGCTACATCTCGCCGGTTTCGACCCTCATCAAGTGGTTCCCCGACCGCCGCGGCATGGCCACCGGCATGGCCATCATGGGCTTCGGGGGCGGTGCGATGATCGGCTCGCCGCTCGCAGACACCCTGATCAAGGGCTTCCGGACCGCGGACTCGGCCGGTGTCTGGCAGACGCTCGCGGTGATGGGGGTCGGCTACATCCTGTTCATGCTGGGCGGCGCCTTCGGCTACCGCGTTCCTCCGGCCGGCTGGCGCCCGGATGGCTGGACGGCTCCGACCGCCAAGAACGCCATGATCGCCTCGGGTCACGTCCACCTGCGGGACGCGCACAAGACCTTCCAGTTCTGGATGATCTGGCTCGTCCTGTTCCTCAACGTCTCCGCCGGTATCGGCGTGCTGGCGCTGGCCTCGCCGATGCTCCAGGAGATCTTCGGCGGCGAGCTGATCGGCCTGCCGGGCACCGGCTTCGCCGCCCTCGACGGCGGCCAGAAGGCGCAGGTCGCGGCAATCGCGGCCGGCTTCGTCGGCCTGCTCTCGCTGTTCAACATCCTGGGCCGATTCTTCTGGGCCTCGATGTCGGACCGGATCGGGCGGAAGGGCACCTACGCGATCTTCTTCGCGCTGGGCGGCCTGCTCTACGCGGCGGCGCCCTGGGCGGCCGGCATCGGCTCGCAGGCTTTGTTCGTCGCGATCTTCTGCGTGATCCTGTCCATGTACGGCGGCGGCTTCGCGACGGTCCCGGCCTACCTCGCCGACGTGTTCGGCACACAGTTCGTGGGTGCCATCCACGGGCGTCTGCTCACCGCGTGGTCGATGGCGGGCATCGTCGGGCCGTTCGTCATCACCAAGATCCGCGAGGCGCAGGTCGCCGCGGGCGTGCAGGGGGCGGACCTCTACGGCCGGACCATGTACGTGCTGGCGAGCTTCCTGGCGGTCGGTTTCCTCTGCAACCTCCTGGTCCGGCCCCTGGCCCAGCGCTGGTTCATGTCCGATTCCGAGCGGGCGTCCCTCGACGTCCGCACCGGCGCCACGGCCGATGGGCCGTCCGGATCCTTCGGCATCGGGCGCGGCGGTTTCAGCCTCGGCGCCGCCCTGGCCTGGGCGGTGGTCGGCATCCCGATCGTCTGGGGCATCGGCATCACCCTGTCGAAGGCCTTCATCCTGTTCCGCTGA
- the fdhF gene encoding formate dehydrogenase subunit alpha: MGLIKEIDYGTPIRVSEQTVTLTIDGMSVTVPAGTSVMAAAMHAGTQIPKLCATDSLEPFGSCRLCLVEIEGRRGTPASCTTPAENGMVVHTQNEKLAKLRKGVMELYISDHPLDCLTCAANGDCELQTQAGVVGLRDVRYGYEGDNHVRPSSEKYLPKDESNPYFTYDPSKCIVCNRCVRACEEVQGTFALTIAGRGFDSRVAAGPTNFFESECVSCGACVQACPTATLQEKSIHAYGQPEHAEVTTCAYCGVGCSFKAEMQGERVVRMVPYKGGKANEGHSCVKGRFAYGYATHKDRITKPMIREKITDPWREVSWEEAIDRAASEFKRIQAKYGKDSVGGITSSRCTNEEAYLVQKLVRAAFGNNNVDTCARVCHSPTGYGLMSTLGTSAGTQDFKSVEHSDVILVIGANPTDGHPVFGSRMKKRLRQGAKLIVADPRKIDLVKSPHIKADYHLPLKPGSNVAFINALAHVIVTEGLVDEAYVRERCDLAEFESWARFIADERHSPESQQPFTGLDPAEVRGAARLYAKGGAAGIYYGLGVTEHSQGSTMVMGMANIAMATGNIGKLGAGVNPLRGQNNVQGSCDMGSFPHELTGYRHVSDDATRESFEALWGAKLDNAPGLRITNMLDEAVEGSFKGMYIQGEDIAQSDPDTHHVTSGLKAMECIVVQDLFLNETAKYAHVFLPGASFLEKDGTFTNAERRISRVRKVMAPMGGYGDWEGTVLLSNALGYPMNYSHPSEIMDEIASLTPSFTGVSYAKLDELGSVQWPCNEKAPLGTPMMHVDRFVRGKGRFMITEFVATEERTGAKFPLILTTGRILSQYNVGAQTRRTENSRWHEEDVLEIHPFDAELRGIVDGDLVALESRSGDIALKAKVSERMQPGVVYTTFHHAKTGANVITTDYSDWATNCPEYKVTAVQVRRTNRPSDWQAKFYEEDFSLTRIAQTLDAAE, encoded by the coding sequence ATGGGCCTGATCAAGGAGATCGACTACGGCACGCCGATCCGCGTCAGCGAGCAGACGGTGACGCTGACGATCGACGGCATGTCGGTGACGGTGCCGGCCGGTACCTCGGTGATGGCGGCGGCGATGCATGCCGGCACGCAGATCCCGAAGCTCTGCGCCACCGACTCGCTGGAGCCGTTCGGCTCCTGCCGCCTGTGCCTCGTGGAGATCGAGGGGCGGCGCGGCACCCCGGCCTCCTGCACGACCCCGGCCGAGAACGGCATGGTGGTGCACACGCAGAACGAGAAGCTCGCCAAGCTCCGCAAGGGCGTGATGGAGCTCTACATCTCCGACCACCCCCTCGACTGCCTGACCTGCGCGGCGAACGGCGACTGCGAGCTGCAGACCCAGGCGGGCGTCGTCGGCCTGCGCGACGTGCGCTACGGCTACGAGGGCGACAACCACGTCCGGCCGAGCTCCGAGAAGTACCTGCCGAAGGACGAGTCGAACCCGTACTTCACCTACGACCCGTCGAAGTGCATCGTCTGCAACCGCTGCGTCCGCGCCTGCGAGGAGGTGCAGGGCACCTTCGCGCTGACCATCGCGGGCCGCGGCTTCGACAGCCGCGTGGCGGCCGGCCCGACCAACTTCTTCGAGTCCGAGTGCGTCTCCTGCGGCGCCTGCGTCCAGGCGTGTCCGACGGCCACGTTGCAGGAGAAATCGATCCACGCGTACGGCCAGCCCGAGCACGCGGAGGTGACGACCTGCGCGTATTGCGGCGTCGGCTGCTCGTTCAAGGCCGAGATGCAGGGCGAGCGCGTCGTCCGCATGGTCCCCTACAAGGGCGGCAAGGCCAACGAGGGCCATAGCTGCGTGAAGGGCCGCTTCGCCTACGGCTACGCCACCCACAAGGACCGCATCACCAAGCCGATGATCCGCGAGAAGATCACGGATCCGTGGCGTGAGGTCTCCTGGGAGGAGGCGATCGACCGCGCGGCCTCCGAGTTCAAGCGGATCCAGGCCAAGTACGGCAAGGATTCGGTCGGCGGCATCACCTCGTCGCGCTGCACCAACGAGGAGGCCTATCTCGTCCAGAAGCTGGTGCGCGCCGCCTTCGGCAACAACAACGTCGACACCTGCGCCCGCGTCTGCCACTCGCCGACCGGCTACGGCCTGATGTCGACGCTCGGCACCTCGGCCGGCACGCAGGACTTCAAGTCGGTCGAGCATTCCGACGTGATCCTGGTGATCGGCGCCAACCCGACCGACGGCCATCCGGTCTTCGGCTCGCGGATGAAGAAGCGGCTGCGCCAGGGCGCCAAGCTGATCGTCGCCGATCCGCGCAAGATCGACCTCGTGAAGTCGCCCCACATCAAGGCCGACTATCACCTGCCGCTGAAGCCCGGCTCCAACGTCGCCTTCATCAACGCGCTGGCGCACGTGATCGTCACCGAGGGGCTGGTCGACGAGGCCTATGTCCGCGAGCGCTGCGATCTGGCCGAGTTCGAGTCCTGGGCCCGGTTCATCGCCGATGAGCGGCACTCCCCGGAAAGCCAGCAGCCCTTCACCGGTCTCGACCCGGCGGAGGTCCGCGGCGCGGCCCGGCTCTACGCCAAGGGCGGCGCGGCCGGCATCTACTACGGGCTGGGCGTCACCGAGCACAGCCAGGGTTCGACCATGGTCATGGGCATGGCCAACATTGCCATGGCCACCGGCAACATCGGCAAGCTCGGCGCCGGCGTGAACCCGCTGCGCGGCCAGAACAACGTCCAGGGCTCCTGCGACATGGGCTCGTTCCCGCACGAGCTCACCGGCTACCGCCACGTGTCGGACGACGCGACCCGCGAGAGCTTCGAGGCCCTCTGGGGCGCCAAGCTCGACAACGCCCCGGGCCTGCGCATCACCAACATGCTCGACGAGGCCGTCGAGGGCTCGTTCAAGGGCATGTACATCCAGGGTGAGGACATCGCCCAGTCGGACCCGGACACGCACCACGTGACCTCGGGCCTGAAGGCGATGGAGTGCATCGTCGTCCAGGATCTGTTCCTGAACGAGACCGCCAAATACGCGCACGTCTTCCTGCCGGGCGCCTCGTTCCTCGAGAAGGACGGGACCTTCACCAATGCCGAGCGCCGCATCTCCCGCGTGCGCAAGGTCATGGCCCCGATGGGCGGCTACGGCGACTGGGAGGGCACGGTGCTGCTCTCCAACGCGCTGGGTTACCCGATGAACTACAGCCACCCGTCCGAGATCATGGACGAGATCGCCTCGCTCACCCCGAGCTTCACCGGCGTGTCCTACGCCAAGCTCGACGAACTTGGCTCGGTGCAGTGGCCCTGCAACGAGAAGGCGCCGCTCGGCACGCCGATGATGCACGTGGACCGGTTCGTCCGCGGCAAGGGCCGGTTCATGATCACCGAGTTCGTGGCCACCGAGGAGCGGACGGGCGCGAAGTTCCCGCTGATCCTGACCACGGGCCGGATCCTGTCCCAGTACAATGTCGGCGCGCAGACCCGGCGCACCGAGAACTCGCGCTGGCACGAGGAGGACGTGCTGGAGATCCACCCGTTCGACGCGGAGCTGCGCGGCATCGTGGACGGCGACCTCGTCGCCCTGGAGAGCCGCTCGGGCGACATCGCCCTGAAGGCCAAGGTCTCCGAGCGGATGCAGCCCGGCGTGGTCTACACCACCTTCCACCACGCCAAGACCGGCGCCAACGTCATCACCACCGACTACTCGGACTGGGCGACCAATTGCCCCGAGTACAAGGTGACGGCGGTGCAGGTCCGGCGGACCAACCGGCCCTCCGACTGGCAGGCGAAGTTCTACGAGGAGGACTTCTCCCTGACCCGGATCGCCCAGACCCTCGACGCGGCAGAGTAA